The Sulfurimonas sp. genome includes the window TAATATCAGCTGCAAATTCTACCGGTTTTTTACCAATTCTTGACATTTTATCTCCCTACCAAATCGTACACAAAACTTCACCACCAATGCCAAGCTCATAAGCTTTGTCATTTGGTAGAACGCCGTGTGATGTACTAACAATAATAGTTCCGTAACCATTTTTGAATCTTTTGATATCTTCTTTACCTTTGTAAACGCGTCTACCAGGTTTAGAAACTCTTTTCATTTCATTGATTACAGTGTTACCTTCTTCATTATACTTAAGTACAACTTTAATAGTTTTTTTAACGCCATTTTCAATAACATTACAACTTTCAACATAACCTTTATCAACTAAAATATTTGCTACAGCTTCAACACTCTTAGAATGA containing:
- the rpsH gene encoding 30S ribosomal protein S8; its protein translation is MINDLISDALTRVRNAGMRKLPVTTLVHSKSVEAVANILVDKGYVESCNVIENGVKKTIKVVLKYNEEGNTVINEMKRVSKPGRRVYKGKEDIKRFKNGYGTIIVSTSHGVLPNDKAYELGIGGEVLCTIW